A section of the Salvelinus alpinus chromosome 36, SLU_Salpinus.1, whole genome shotgun sequence genome encodes:
- the LOC139564783 gene encoding E3 ubiquitin-protein ligase RNF12-B-like isoform X6 produces the protein MELDASIILPALFFTILAVVLAAKFIPKKQPEEKKKRVKVGNRDDIPPARALTPAVGVVEVPKVEIPPPVEVPKVKVPPQVVEAEVLTEPVTVAPVVEEINVVEEETVKEPEIIPEVQPVPEPVVEPEPVPEPIPVIVEEPILELIAEPEPVSVVKEVPVRELTPEPAREPKPKPVREPTPEPFFVPEPEDLESNAEEVHFTPGMKISKLEKLMTKEEMEEEQSAAE, from the exons ATGGAACTTGACGCGTCTATCATTCTCCCTGCGCTCTTCTTTACCATTCTTGCTGTTGTCTTGGCAGCCAAATTCATCCCCAAAAAACAAccagaggagaagaagaaacgGGTTAAAGTAGGCAACAGAGACGACATTCCTCCTGCCAGAGCATTGACACCTGCAGTAGGAGTAGTGGAAGTACCAAAAGTGGAGATACCACCACCGGTGGAAGTACCAAAAGTGAAGGTACCCCCACAAGTGGTAGAAGCTGAAGTTCTAACCGAGCCAGTAACAGTTGCCCCAGTAGTTGAAGAGATCAATGTTGTAGAAGAAGAGACAGTTAAAGAGCCTGAAATTATCCCCGAGGTTCAG CCCGTGCCAGAACCCGTGGTTGAGCCAGAACCCGTGCCTGAGCCCATCCCAGTCATTGTTGAGGAGCCCATCCTTGAGCTCATCGCCGAACCTGAACCTGTATCTGTGGTGAAGGAGGTCCCTGTCAGAGAGCTCACCCCTGAGCCAGCGAGGGAACCCAAGCCCAAGCCAGTGAGGGAACCCACCCCTGAGCCCTTCTTCGTGCCAGAGCCAGAGGACCTTGAGAGCAACG CTGAGGAGGTGCACTTTACCCCAGGAATGAAGATTAGCAAGTTGGAGAAGCTGATGAccaaggaggagatggaggaggagcagag TGCAGCTGAGTAG
- the LOC139564783 gene encoding E3 ubiquitin-protein ligase RNF12-B-like isoform X5, translated as MELDASIILPALFFTILAVVLAAKFIPKKQPEEKKKRVKVGNRDDIPPARALTPAVGVVEVPKVEIPPPVEVPKVKVPPQVVEAEVLTEPVTVAPVVEEINVVEEETVKEPEIIPEVQPVPEPVVEPEPVPEPIPVIVEEPILELIAEPEPVSVVKEVPVRELTPEPAREPKPKPVREPTPEPFFVPEPEDLESNGTEEVHFTPGMKISKLEKLMTKEEMEEEQSAAE; from the exons ATGGAACTTGACGCGTCTATCATTCTCCCTGCGCTCTTCTTTACCATTCTTGCTGTTGTCTTGGCAGCCAAATTCATCCCCAAAAAACAAccagaggagaagaagaaacgGGTTAAAGTAGGCAACAGAGACGACATTCCTCCTGCCAGAGCATTGACACCTGCAGTAGGAGTAGTGGAAGTACCAAAAGTGGAGATACCACCACCGGTGGAAGTACCAAAAGTGAAGGTACCCCCACAAGTGGTAGAAGCTGAAGTTCTAACCGAGCCAGTAACAGTTGCCCCAGTAGTTGAAGAGATCAATGTTGTAGAAGAAGAGACAGTTAAAGAGCCTGAAATTATCCCCGAGGTTCAG CCCGTGCCAGAACCCGTGGTTGAGCCAGAACCCGTGCCTGAGCCCATCCCAGTCATTGTTGAGGAGCCCATCCTTGAGCTCATCGCCGAACCTGAACCTGTATCTGTGGTGAAGGAGGTCCCTGTCAGAGAGCTCACCCCTGAGCCAGCGAGGGAACCCAAGCCCAAGCCAGTGAGGGAACCCACCCCTGAGCCCTTCTTCGTGCCAGAGCCAGAGGACCTTGAGAGCAACGGTA CTGAGGAGGTGCACTTTACCCCAGGAATGAAGATTAGCAAGTTGGAGAAGCTGATGAccaaggaggagatggaggaggagcagag TGCAGCTGAGTAG
- the LOC139564783 gene encoding E3 ubiquitin-protein ligase RNF12-B-like isoform X7: protein MELDASIILPALFFTILAVVLAAKFIPKKQPEEKKKRVKVGNRDDIPPARALTPAVGVVEVPKVEIPPPVEVPKVKVPPQVVEAEVLTEPVTVAPVVEEINVVEEETVKEPEIIPEVQPVPEPVVEPEPVPEPIPVIVEEPILELIAEPEPVSVVKEVPVRELTPEPAREPKPKPVREPTPEPFFVPEPEDLESNGTEEVHFTPGMKISKLEKLMTKEEMEEEQS, encoded by the exons ATGGAACTTGACGCGTCTATCATTCTCCCTGCGCTCTTCTTTACCATTCTTGCTGTTGTCTTGGCAGCCAAATTCATCCCCAAAAAACAAccagaggagaagaagaaacgGGTTAAAGTAGGCAACAGAGACGACATTCCTCCTGCCAGAGCATTGACACCTGCAGTAGGAGTAGTGGAAGTACCAAAAGTGGAGATACCACCACCGGTGGAAGTACCAAAAGTGAAGGTACCCCCACAAGTGGTAGAAGCTGAAGTTCTAACCGAGCCAGTAACAGTTGCCCCAGTAGTTGAAGAGATCAATGTTGTAGAAGAAGAGACAGTTAAAGAGCCTGAAATTATCCCCGAGGTTCAG CCCGTGCCAGAACCCGTGGTTGAGCCAGAACCCGTGCCTGAGCCCATCCCAGTCATTGTTGAGGAGCCCATCCTTGAGCTCATCGCCGAACCTGAACCTGTATCTGTGGTGAAGGAGGTCCCTGTCAGAGAGCTCACCCCTGAGCCAGCGAGGGAACCCAAGCCCAAGCCAGTGAGGGAACCCACCCCTGAGCCCTTCTTCGTGCCAGAGCCAGAGGACCTTGAGAGCAACGGTA CTGAGGAGGTGCACTTTACCCCAGGAATGAAGATTAGCAAGTTGGAGAAGCTGATGAccaaggaggagatggaggaggagcagag CTGA
- the LOC139564783 gene encoding E3 ubiquitin-protein ligase RNF12-B-like isoform X8: MELDASIILPALFFTILAVVLAAKFIPKKQPEEKKKRVKVGNRDDIPPARALTPAVGVVEVPKVEIPPPVEVPKVKVPPQVVEAEVLTEPVTVAPVVEEINVVEEETVKEPEIIPEVQPVPEPVVEPEPVPEPIPVIVEEPILELIAEPEPVSVVKEVPVRELTPEPAREPKPKPVREPTPEPFFVPEPEDLESNAEEVHFTPGMKISKLEKLMTKEEMEEEQS; encoded by the exons ATGGAACTTGACGCGTCTATCATTCTCCCTGCGCTCTTCTTTACCATTCTTGCTGTTGTCTTGGCAGCCAAATTCATCCCCAAAAAACAAccagaggagaagaagaaacgGGTTAAAGTAGGCAACAGAGACGACATTCCTCCTGCCAGAGCATTGACACCTGCAGTAGGAGTAGTGGAAGTACCAAAAGTGGAGATACCACCACCGGTGGAAGTACCAAAAGTGAAGGTACCCCCACAAGTGGTAGAAGCTGAAGTTCTAACCGAGCCAGTAACAGTTGCCCCAGTAGTTGAAGAGATCAATGTTGTAGAAGAAGAGACAGTTAAAGAGCCTGAAATTATCCCCGAGGTTCAG CCCGTGCCAGAACCCGTGGTTGAGCCAGAACCCGTGCCTGAGCCCATCCCAGTCATTGTTGAGGAGCCCATCCTTGAGCTCATCGCCGAACCTGAACCTGTATCTGTGGTGAAGGAGGTCCCTGTCAGAGAGCTCACCCCTGAGCCAGCGAGGGAACCCAAGCCCAAGCCAGTGAGGGAACCCACCCCTGAGCCCTTCTTCGTGCCAGAGCCAGAGGACCTTGAGAGCAACG CTGAGGAGGTGCACTTTACCCCAGGAATGAAGATTAGCAAGTTGGAGAAGCTGATGAccaaggaggagatggaggaggagcagag CTGA
- the LOC139564783 gene encoding E3 ubiquitin-protein ligase RNF12-B-like isoform X3, producing MELDASIILPALFFTILAVVLAAKFIPKKQPEEKKKRVKVGNRDDIPPARALTPAVGVVEVPKVEIPPPVEVPKVKVPPQVVEAEVLTEPVTVAPVVEEINVVEEETVKEPEIIPEVQPVPEPVVEPEPVPEPIPVIVEEPILELIAEPEPVSVVKEVPVRELTPEPAREPKPKPVREPTPEPFFVPEPEDLESNGTEEVHFTPGMKISKLEKLMTKEEMEEEQRIELTPDFTSL from the exons ATGGAACTTGACGCGTCTATCATTCTCCCTGCGCTCTTCTTTACCATTCTTGCTGTTGTCTTGGCAGCCAAATTCATCCCCAAAAAACAAccagaggagaagaagaaacgGGTTAAAGTAGGCAACAGAGACGACATTCCTCCTGCCAGAGCATTGACACCTGCAGTAGGAGTAGTGGAAGTACCAAAAGTGGAGATACCACCACCGGTGGAAGTACCAAAAGTGAAGGTACCCCCACAAGTGGTAGAAGCTGAAGTTCTAACCGAGCCAGTAACAGTTGCCCCAGTAGTTGAAGAGATCAATGTTGTAGAAGAAGAGACAGTTAAAGAGCCTGAAATTATCCCCGAGGTTCAG CCCGTGCCAGAACCCGTGGTTGAGCCAGAACCCGTGCCTGAGCCCATCCCAGTCATTGTTGAGGAGCCCATCCTTGAGCTCATCGCCGAACCTGAACCTGTATCTGTGGTGAAGGAGGTCCCTGTCAGAGAGCTCACCCCTGAGCCAGCGAGGGAACCCAAGCCCAAGCCAGTGAGGGAACCCACCCCTGAGCCCTTCTTCGTGCCAGAGCCAGAGGACCTTGAGAGCAACGGTA CTGAGGAGGTGCACTTTACCCCAGGAATGAAGATTAGCAAGTTGGAGAAGCTGATGAccaaggaggagatggaggaggagcagag GATAGAGCTCACACCTGACTTTACCTCTCTATAA
- the LOC139564783 gene encoding E3 ubiquitin-protein ligase RNF12-B-like isoform X4 translates to MELDASIILPALFFTILAVVLAAKFIPKKQPEEKKKRVKVGNRDDIPPARALTPAVGVVEVPKVEIPPPVEVPKVKVPPQVVEAEVLTEPVTVAPVVEEINVVEEETVKEPEIIPEVQPVPEPVVEPEPVPEPIPVIVEEPILELIAEPEPVSVVKEVPVRELTPEPAREPKPKPVREPTPEPFFVPEPEDLESNAEEVHFTPGMKISKLEKLMTKEEMEEEQRIELTPDFTSL, encoded by the exons ATGGAACTTGACGCGTCTATCATTCTCCCTGCGCTCTTCTTTACCATTCTTGCTGTTGTCTTGGCAGCCAAATTCATCCCCAAAAAACAAccagaggagaagaagaaacgGGTTAAAGTAGGCAACAGAGACGACATTCCTCCTGCCAGAGCATTGACACCTGCAGTAGGAGTAGTGGAAGTACCAAAAGTGGAGATACCACCACCGGTGGAAGTACCAAAAGTGAAGGTACCCCCACAAGTGGTAGAAGCTGAAGTTCTAACCGAGCCAGTAACAGTTGCCCCAGTAGTTGAAGAGATCAATGTTGTAGAAGAAGAGACAGTTAAAGAGCCTGAAATTATCCCCGAGGTTCAG CCCGTGCCAGAACCCGTGGTTGAGCCAGAACCCGTGCCTGAGCCCATCCCAGTCATTGTTGAGGAGCCCATCCTTGAGCTCATCGCCGAACCTGAACCTGTATCTGTGGTGAAGGAGGTCCCTGTCAGAGAGCTCACCCCTGAGCCAGCGAGGGAACCCAAGCCCAAGCCAGTGAGGGAACCCACCCCTGAGCCCTTCTTCGTGCCAGAGCCAGAGGACCTTGAGAGCAACG CTGAGGAGGTGCACTTTACCCCAGGAATGAAGATTAGCAAGTTGGAGAAGCTGATGAccaaggaggagatggaggaggagcagag GATAGAGCTCACACCTGACTTTACCTCTCTATAA